The following proteins are encoded in a genomic region of Streptomyces lunaelactis:
- a CDS encoding universal stress protein produces MELPLVVGVDGSESSLQALDWSVDEAARHGVPLRLVYASKWEHYEGVALAGSLGRPDERVLAENTVGSAAERAGRRNPDVKVSAAVLTDDAATVLLRESRNASAVVTGSRGRGELRGLLLGSVGLAVAARAHCPVIVVRGDKAALGSTHGRILLGVADTPGGRAAVTFALREAETRGCTVDAVRAWRRPAHETTDHPLLAGDPARYHEEQAATLLEEALGELVRDNPAVQVHRTAVEGPAHTVLVQRSAAADLLVVGAQRRQGHFGLQLGRVAHAVLHHADCPVAVVPQLV; encoded by the coding sequence ATGGAGCTGCCCCTGGTCGTGGGAGTTGACGGATCGGAGTCCAGCCTCCAGGCACTCGACTGGTCGGTGGACGAGGCAGCGCGTCATGGAGTGCCACTGCGGCTGGTGTACGCCTCCAAATGGGAGCACTACGAAGGCGTCGCACTTGCCGGGAGCCTCGGCCGTCCCGATGAGCGGGTCCTCGCGGAGAACACCGTCGGATCGGCCGCCGAACGTGCCGGCCGACGCAACCCGGATGTGAAGGTCTCGGCCGCGGTACTGACCGACGACGCGGCGACGGTGCTGCTGCGCGAGAGCCGTAATGCCTCGGCGGTGGTCACGGGATCGCGCGGCCGTGGGGAGTTGAGGGGACTGCTGCTGGGCTCGGTCGGTCTGGCCGTGGCGGCCCGGGCGCACTGCCCGGTCATCGTTGTGCGCGGCGACAAGGCGGCGCTCGGGAGCACGCACGGGCGGATCCTCCTCGGCGTAGCCGACACCCCCGGGGGACGGGCGGCGGTCACGTTCGCCCTGCGCGAGGCCGAAACCCGCGGCTGCACCGTCGATGCGGTCCGTGCCTGGCGCCGCCCCGCGCACGAGACGACGGACCATCCGCTGCTCGCCGGCGATCCTGCCCGCTATCACGAGGAGCAGGCCGCGACGCTGCTGGAGGAGGCGCTCGGAGAACTCGTACGCGACAATCCGGCCGTGCAAGTGCACCGGACCGCCGTCGAGGGCCCGGCCCACACGGTGCTGGTGCAGCGCTCGGCCGCCGCGGATCTGCTCGTCGTCGGCGCACAGCGGCGCCAGGGCCA
- a CDS encoding universal stress protein, giving the protein MGSSTMGGPELGMVVVGVDGSANAATAAEWAAAEADRRGKALRLLYAADTYRRALYASVETVERVRQRGRDVLKDTADRLGEQYPELQINKELSQREPTVSLHDAAGNHGTIVVGNRGYGGFAALLLGSVGLRVAAGATVPVVVVRGAAQGAETGVVVAAVRDEDDLDCVRHAARGAELRKASLRLLSVWQVLRYVGLVATMLDDVDEIAQQHLHGVSAVADRIRDEFPKLTVTADVEEGASVAGALVEASRQADLLVMGGRRPPDAFGPTLGRVTHAALHHAECPVELIPRESKRHREEK; this is encoded by the coding sequence ATGGGCAGCAGCACTATGGGCGGCCCGGAACTCGGAATGGTGGTCGTGGGCGTGGACGGTTCGGCGAATGCGGCGACGGCTGCGGAGTGGGCCGCGGCCGAGGCCGACCGGCGAGGAAAAGCGCTGCGCCTCCTGTACGCCGCTGACACCTACCGGAGGGCCCTGTACGCCTCGGTCGAGACCGTTGAACGCGTGCGCCAGCGCGGGCGCGACGTGCTCAAGGACACGGCGGACCGGCTGGGGGAGCAGTACCCCGAACTGCAGATCAACAAGGAATTGAGCCAACGGGAGCCGACCGTCAGCCTGCACGACGCTGCCGGCAACCACGGCACGATCGTCGTGGGGAACCGCGGCTACGGAGGGTTCGCCGCGTTGCTGCTCGGCTCCGTCGGACTCCGCGTGGCGGCGGGCGCGACGGTCCCCGTCGTGGTGGTCAGGGGCGCAGCGCAAGGGGCGGAGACCGGTGTGGTGGTGGCCGCCGTCCGCGACGAGGACGACCTCGACTGCGTCCGGCACGCGGCGCGCGGCGCGGAACTCCGCAAGGCATCGCTGCGTCTGCTGAGCGTCTGGCAGGTGCTGCGGTACGTGGGCCTGGTGGCCACCATGCTGGACGACGTCGACGAGATCGCCCAGCAGCACCTGCACGGTGTTTCGGCGGTGGCCGACCGGATCCGGGACGAATTTCCCAAGCTCACCGTGACCGCGGATGTGGAAGAGGGCGCGTCCGTGGCCGGGGCTCTCGTCGAGGCATCACGCCAGGCCGACCTGCTCGTCATGGGCGGCCGACGGCCGCCCGATGCCTTCGGCCCCACGCTGGGACGGGTGACGCATGCGGCTCTCCACCACGCCGAATGCCCCGTGGAGCTCATTCCGCGCGAGAGCAAGCGACACCGGGAGGAGAAGTGA
- a CDS encoding universal stress protein, translated as MTRNVTVGLDGSPESLAAAAWAAREALLREVPLHLVHAEEWPTTAAVPMAGPEVQQRWADKVLADAADELRERHPGLEMTTRRLSGRPAAALPIEAADAEMLVLGSRGLGSIMGFLIGSVGMATVSATEQPVVLVRAPKHQGKEPRTGSGDAEQPDTASAYRDVVVGLDISQSCDKLLAFAFDEAARRGCTLRAVHGWTLPLVYSYAPMLEVGRQVEQALSDMLLPWRQKFPSVQVVERALIGSPAQQLVYSAADADLVVVGRRLRRAPLGAHIGPVAHAVMHHSAAPVAVVPHD; from the coding sequence ATGACCCGCAATGTGACCGTCGGCCTGGACGGGTCGCCCGAGAGCCTGGCCGCCGCCGCATGGGCTGCCCGGGAGGCATTGCTGCGCGAAGTACCCCTGCACCTTGTTCACGCGGAAGAGTGGCCCACGACTGCGGCAGTACCCATGGCCGGCCCCGAAGTCCAGCAGCGATGGGCCGACAAGGTCCTGGCCGATGCCGCCGACGAGCTCCGGGAACGCCATCCCGGACTGGAGATGACTACACGACGGCTCTCCGGAAGGCCCGCCGCCGCCCTGCCCATCGAGGCGGCTGACGCGGAGATGCTGGTGCTCGGCTCCCGGGGGCTTGGCAGCATCATGGGCTTCCTCATCGGCTCGGTCGGTATGGCCACGGTCAGCGCCACCGAGCAGCCGGTCGTGCTCGTCCGGGCACCCAAACACCAGGGCAAGGAGCCCCGGACCGGATCCGGCGACGCCGAGCAGCCGGACACCGCGTCCGCGTACCGCGACGTGGTGGTCGGCTTGGACATTTCCCAGTCCTGCGACAAGCTCCTGGCCTTCGCCTTCGACGAGGCCGCACGGCGTGGCTGCACACTGCGCGCCGTACACGGCTGGACGCTCCCCCTCGTGTACAGCTACGCACCCATGCTGGAAGTGGGCCGGCAAGTCGAGCAGGCCCTCAGCGACATGCTGCTGCCATGGCGGCAGAAGTTCCCGTCGGTGCAGGTTGTCGAGCGGGCTCTCATCGGTTCGCCTGCGCAGCAGTTGGTGTACTCGGCGGCCGACGCCGATCTGGTGGTCGTCGGCCGGCGCCTGCGCCGGGCTCCCCTGGGGGCGCACATCGGTCCCGTCGCCCACGCGGTGATGCACCACAGCGCCGCACCTGTCGCCGTCGTCCCCCATGACTGA
- a CDS encoding universal stress protein — protein MTDLADRRGMIVGVDPQHQCRPALAWAADEAHRRHLALRLLLAVPPSHDTRHADVAAHHIELRRRGAEALTSAASWIRERHGKIEVITDLLDGVPAPALCRQSAQARMVVLGSRRLGRAEEFFSASSVVVPVSAQANCPVVVVGEPEHVTQQPPYLVVGVDGSQASRAAVAQAFDEASLRGAGLRALWVWPPPVVSFTDEAEAVQERRRLLSETTAGWSEKYPDVALTHEVVRGHPVEELARASEHALAVVVGRRGRGGYTGMRLGSVVHGVLHRARCPVITVPAL, from the coding sequence GTGACAGACCTCGCAGACCGCCGCGGGATGATCGTCGGCGTCGACCCGCAGCACCAGTGCCGCCCCGCACTTGCATGGGCCGCCGACGAGGCCCATCGCCGGCACCTTGCCCTTCGGCTGCTGCTGGCCGTGCCGCCGTCGCACGACACACGCCACGCCGATGTCGCCGCGCACCACATCGAGTTGCGGCGTCGAGGAGCCGAGGCGCTCACGTCCGCTGCCTCCTGGATACGGGAGCGGCACGGGAAGATTGAGGTGATCACGGACTTGCTCGACGGGGTTCCCGCCCCGGCGCTCTGCCGGCAGTCGGCGCAGGCCCGGATGGTGGTCCTCGGCTCGCGTCGGCTCGGCCGGGCGGAAGAGTTCTTCAGCGCGAGTTCGGTGGTGGTGCCTGTCAGCGCACAGGCGAACTGTCCGGTCGTCGTCGTGGGAGAGCCCGAACATGTGACGCAACAGCCGCCCTACCTGGTTGTCGGCGTCGACGGCAGCCAGGCTTCGCGCGCCGCCGTCGCCCAGGCCTTCGATGAAGCAAGCCTGCGGGGGGCCGGCCTGCGTGCCCTCTGGGTGTGGCCGCCCCCGGTGGTCTCATTCACGGACGAGGCGGAGGCGGTGCAGGAGCGCCGACGGCTGCTCTCGGAAACAACGGCGGGCTGGTCGGAGAAGTACCCGGATGTGGCCTTGACACACGAGGTGGTCCGCGGGCATCCGGTCGAGGAGCTTGCGCGGGCCTCCGAGCACGCACTGGCCGTCGTGGTCGGCCGCCGGGGCCGAGGCGGATACACCGGCATGCGGCTGGGATCGGTCGTCCACGGCGTGCTGCACCGGGCGCGCTGCCCGGTGATCACGGTTCCCGCGCTGTGA
- a CDS encoding DUF1918 domain-containing protein: MRAHLGDQLVVESPNTGATRRNGEIVGLHHADGTPPYDVRWSDTDEVTLVFPGPDAHIHHIEHGPGETPSHETQYPSDIGRRIAHERARQGLTRTETARRARMAPQYLAYLEERPADPSLASLIRLADALGTTAAALRGGGIDLPPGRGQALPHPRLRDLEGDECRALLSTHGVGRVAVSTPDGPAVIPVNYEVVDDAIVFRAAPGSAPAAAMGTDVAFGVDHMDEAMSQGWSVLAVGPARAVTEPDAVRRLADRAHTRPWAGGKREQWISIQPKRLTGRSICPSDQ; encoded by the coding sequence ATGCGAGCTCACCTTGGCGATCAACTCGTCGTCGAAAGCCCGAACACCGGCGCCACCAGGCGCAACGGTGAAATCGTCGGGCTCCACCACGCGGACGGAACGCCTCCGTACGACGTGCGCTGGTCGGACACGGACGAAGTGACGCTCGTGTTCCCCGGGCCGGACGCGCACATCCATCACATCGAGCACGGGCCCGGCGAAACACCGTCCCATGAAACGCAATACCCCAGCGACATCGGTCGGCGCATCGCCCACGAACGCGCGCGGCAAGGGCTGACCCGGACAGAAACAGCGCGGCGCGCCAGAATGGCGCCGCAGTACCTGGCGTACCTCGAAGAGCGCCCGGCAGACCCCAGCCTGGCGAGCCTTATCCGGCTGGCCGACGCGCTGGGGACCACCGCAGCCGCCCTGCGCGGCGGCGGCATCGATCTACCGCCCGGCCGGGGTCAGGCGCTCCCGCACCCTCGGCTTCGAGACCTCGAAGGCGATGAATGCCGCGCCCTGCTTTCCACGCATGGCGTGGGCCGCGTCGCCGTATCGACGCCCGATGGCCCGGCGGTCATCCCTGTGAACTACGAGGTCGTCGATGACGCGATCGTCTTCCGTGCCGCACCTGGATCCGCCCCGGCGGCCGCCATGGGAACGGACGTGGCATTCGGGGTCGACCACATGGACGAGGCGATGAGCCAGGGCTGGAGCGTGCTCGCAGTCGGCCCTGCGCGGGCTGTTACGGAGCCCGACGCGGTGCGACGGCTGGCCGATCGCGCGCACACCAGGCCGTGGGCAGGGGGCAAACGCGAGCAGTGGATCTCGATCCAGCCCAAGCGCCTCACGGGACGGAGTATCTGTCCGTCGGATCAGTGA
- a CDS encoding Crp/Fnr family transcriptional regulator: MSTPSPIRMTAVLAPEHRARLLGTTRDVKFPEGTRIFEEGRPADRFWIIQSGTVTLDIQVPGRSPAVIENLGFGELVGWSWLFPPYVWQFGAEAMTPVRAQEFDASTVRMMMDADPAFGSAIGNWVGRVLAHRLRAARIRLLDLYAPHGSGMTL, translated from the coding sequence ATGAGTACCCCCTCCCCCATCCGTATGACCGCTGTTCTGGCCCCCGAGCACCGTGCCCGGCTGCTGGGCACCACCCGGGACGTCAAATTCCCTGAAGGAACCCGCATATTCGAGGAAGGCCGCCCCGCCGACCGGTTCTGGATCATCCAGTCCGGCACTGTCACTCTCGACATCCAGGTTCCGGGACGGAGCCCGGCGGTGATCGAGAACTTGGGCTTCGGTGAACTCGTGGGCTGGTCCTGGCTGTTCCCGCCGTATGTGTGGCAGTTCGGCGCCGAGGCCATGACGCCAGTACGCGCCCAGGAGTTCGACGCGTCAACGGTGCGGATGATGATGGATGCCGACCCTGCCTTCGGCTCCGCGATCGGAAACTGGGTCGGCCGGGTGCTTGCTCACCGGCTGCGTGCCGCCCGTATCCGCCTGCTCGATCTGTACGCGCCTCACGGCAGCGGCATGACTCTGTGA
- a CDS encoding CBS domain-containing protein — MRHRSVADLMSPTAVSVQRGTPFKEIARLLDEFGITAVPVIEDHERPVGVVSEADLLRKQTSRDTSSVAEGLMSSPAIVAQPGWSVVRAARVMEKNRIKRLPVVDESGRLVGVISRRDLLQLFLRRDRAIQEEILEDVVTHTLGLPPSALTVEVTDGRVTLSGTVARKSLIPITLRLCESVDGVVDVIDRLVYDVDDSAAAKAGDRHV, encoded by the coding sequence ATGAGACACCGCAGTGTCGCGGACCTGATGTCCCCCACGGCCGTGAGCGTGCAGCGGGGCACCCCATTCAAAGAGATCGCCCGCCTCCTCGACGAATTTGGCATCACCGCCGTACCGGTGATCGAAGATCACGAGCGGCCGGTCGGAGTCGTCTCCGAGGCCGACCTGCTGCGCAAACAGACATCGAGAGACACATCCAGCGTGGCCGAGGGACTGATGTCCAGTCCGGCGATCGTCGCGCAGCCGGGGTGGAGCGTGGTCCGGGCGGCCAGGGTCATGGAGAAGAACAGGATCAAACGGCTGCCCGTCGTCGACGAGTCGGGCCGTCTGGTCGGCGTGATCAGCCGCAGAGACCTCCTGCAACTGTTCCTGCGGCGGGACCGGGCGATCCAGGAGGAAATCCTTGAGGACGTCGTAACCCACACCCTTGGGCTGCCGCCCTCTGCGCTGACGGTCGAGGTCACCGACGGCAGAGTCACTCTCAGCGGCACCGTGGCGCGCAAGAGCCTCATCCCCATCACCCTGCGGCTGTGCGAGAGCGTCGACGGAGTGGTGGACGTGATCGACCGACTCGTCTACGACGTGGACGACTCGGCGGCAGCGAAGGCCGGCGACCGCCATGTCTGA